In Bradyrhizobium manausense, the sequence GCGTACGCCTTCGTGATGCCCAGGAATGAAATCGAAGTTGCAACAGGTCATGGTCTGGAGGATCGCGGCGCGGTGCGAATAGATCACGCCCTTGGGATTCCCGGTCGTGCCCGAGGTGTAGCAAATGGTGGAGGCGGATCTTTCGTCGAACTCCGGCCAGGCGAAGCCGGCGTCGCTCTCCTTGTCCAGCAACTCCTCGTAGCAATACACGTTCGCAAGCTTCGTCTCCGGCATGCGCTCGCGCGATGACATGATCACATAGGTTTCGACCGTCTTCAGTTGCGGCGCGATCGCCTCGACGATCGGCAGCGTGGCGCGGTCGACGAAGAGAATGCGGTCTTCCGCGTGATTGATGATGTAGACGAGCTGCTCCGGAAACAGCCTGGGATTGACGGTGTGCAGCACATAGCCCATGCCCGGGGCTGCGTAGAACATCTCGAAATGACGATGGGTATTCCAGGCCAGCGTGCCAACGCGATCGCCTTGCTTCATGCCGAGCCGCTTGAGCGCCAGCGCCATGCGCTTGATGCGCGGATGGGCCTCGGCATAGGTGTAACGATGGATGTCGCCCTCGATCTCGCGCGCGACGATCTCCGCCTCGCCGTGATAGTCGGCGGCGTACTGAATCAGGCCGCTGATCAGCAGCGGCATGTCCATCATCAATCCCTGCATCGTCCCCTCCGAAAATCCCTGCGCGTAAAGTCATGTCGTTGCATGACGCATTGGCGCTTGATTTCAAGGTAGCGGAACGCCGGGCGACGTCCACGCAAAAAGCAGCGGGTATGATTGCATACGTCACTTTTTCAGGGCTAACTGGCGCGCGCTGCTGGCCGAAGCATTGGGCCGCCGTGGAGGAGATCGATGTCAGCGGAAAGACACAAGACCGGTGCAGCCGGCGCGCCTAGCATCGACATTGAGGCCTTGCGTGCGCGCTATCGTGACGAGCGCGATCTGCGTCTGCGTTCCGAGGGCAAGGCGCAGTATGTCGAGACGGCGGGCGGCTTTGCTCACTATCTCGACGATCCCTGGGCCGATGCCGGATTTGCGCGCGAAGCCGTCAGCGAAGAGACCGAGGTCGTCATCGTCGGCGGCGGTTTCGGCGGCTTGCTGTGCGGCGCGCGTCTGCGCGCAGCCGGCATCACCGATTTCCGCATCGTGGAAAAGGCGGCCGATTTCGGCGGGACCTGGTACTGGAATCGCTATCCAGGAGCTGCCTGCGATACCGAGAGCTATATCTACCTGCCGCTGCTGGAAGAGACCGGCTACATGCCGGTGCGCAAATATGCGCGCGCGCCGGAAATCTACGAGCATTCGCGCCGCATCGGCCGACACTTCGGTCTGTACGAGCGCGCGCTGTTTCAGACCGTCATCTCGCGCATGGAATGGGGGGAGCAGGAAGCGCGCTGGCTGGTCGAGACCGATCGTGGCGATCGCATCCGTGCGCGTTTCGTCATTCTCGCGGGCGGTCCGCTCAGCCGACCGAAACTGCCGGGCATTCCCGGCATTGAAAGCTTCAAAGGCCATAGCTTCCATACCAGCCGCTGGGATTACGCCTACACCGGCGGCACCGCCGAAGGCGGTCTCGACGGGCTCGCCGGCAAGCGTGTCGGCATTATCGGTACCGGCGCCACTGCCGTGCAATGCGTGCCGCATCTCGGCCGCTCGGCGAGGGAGCTTTACGTGTTCCAGCGGACGCCGTCGGCAATCGGCGTGCGCGATGATCGGCCAACCGACAACGCCTGGGCGGAGAGTCTGAAGGCCGGCTGGCAGCGCGAGCGCATGGACAATTTCACGGCGGTGATTTCGGGCGAGCCGTTCGAGCAGGATCTGGTGCAGGACGGCTGGACCGGGCTGCTCGGCGAGATCCTGCTCGCGCCGCGCCGCCAGCCGCAGCCGGTGACCTCGATGGAAGAGGCGCTGAAGGTGATCGAGCAGGCCGACTATCGCAAGATGGAGGAGATCCGTGCGCGCGTCGACGCCGTGGTGAAGGACGCGGCAGCCGCCGCGGCGCTCAAGCCGTGGTACAAGGCGTTCTGCAAGCGGCCGTGCTTTCACGACGAATATCTCGACACGTTCAATCGGCCCAACGTGCATCTCGTCGACACCAGGGGCAGGGGCGTCGAGCGTGTCACCGAGAACGCGGTCGTCGTCGACGGCAAGACCTACGAGCTCGACTGCCTGATCTATGCCAGCGGGTTTGAGGTCGGCACCGACTATGCGCGCCGCATGGGCTTTGAGGTTTACGGCCGGGACGGTATGAGCCTGTCCGAGCGCTGGCGCGATGGCGTCAAGACCATGCACGGCTTCTACAGCCGCGGCTTTCCGAACTGCTTCCTGATCGTGACGGTGCAGGCCGGCCAGAGCGCCAATTTCCCGCACATCATCGACGAGCAGTCGCAGCACATCGCCTATGTGATCGCCGAGGCACGCAAGCGGGGTGCAAGGACGTTGGAGCCGACGCTCGCCGCCGAGAACGCCTGGGTCGACGAGGTCGTCAAGGCCGCGGTCGGGCGCCAGACTTATCTGGCCGAATGCACGCCCGGCTACTACAACAACGAAGGCGTCTTCGATCCGATCGCGGCGCGCAACAGCCAGTATTGGCGCGGGCCGATGGCGTTCCTCCGGCTGCTCGCCAAATGGCGCAAGGAGGGCGGTCTGGACGGATTGGAATTGACCTATGGGCCGGACGTGAAGAGCGACGACGCTTCGGCTCCGGCATGAGCGGTATGATCCCGGCTCCCACGGGCGCGACGAGGCTCTACGTCATCGTCGGCGATCCCATCGCTCAGGTGCGCTCGCCTTCGGGAGTATCCGCTGAGTTCGCAGCGCGCGGCCATGACGGCATTCTCGTTCCGGTTCAGGTCGCGCCCGCCGATCTGCCAGATTTTCTCTCGGTCGCAAGCCGGTTGAAGAACCTCGACGGCATCGTCGTGACGATCCCGCACAAGTTCGCCTGCTACCAGGCCTGCGCCAGCGCGACGGAACGTGCGCACTTCCTCCGCACCGTCAACCTGGTCCGCCGGCGCCCCGATGGTTCGTGGCACGGTGACATGGTCGATGGCCTCGGTTTCGTCGGCGCCGCGCGGGCGAAGGGGATTGATCCCAGGGGGATGCGGGCGCTTCTCGTCGGGGCGGGTGGGGCCGGCTCGGCTATCGCGCTGGCCCTGGTCGAGGCCGGCGTGAGAGAACTCGCCATTCACGACTGCGTGCCGGAGCGTCGCGACACGCTGATCGGCCGGCTCAACGGGCTCGGCAAGGCGGCCGTGCTGGCGGGCACTGTCGATCCCGCAGGTTTCGATTTCATCGCCAATGCCACGCCCGCTGGCATGAAGGATGGCGACCCGCTGCCGGTCGATGTCACGCGGCTGGCGCCGTCGGCCTATTGCGGCTGTGTCATCACCAAGCCCGAAATCCCGCCGTGGATCGCAGAAGCCCGCAAGCTCGGCTGCGTCACCGCGACCGGCACCGACATGTACCAGCAGCACCAGGGCATCATGGTGGATTTCCTGCTCGGGGTCGATGGCGGGCGCTAAGCCCTTGATTCATGTCAAGCGCATTGCTTGCATTGATTGCACTGGTCGGGGCTTGAGCTGATACGGCTGACGTAGGATCATGCCCGCGCGCGAACCGGTCGCGCAAAGTCGAGAGAAGGGAACGCAGGAATGACCGAGGGCAAGACCGTAGCGACGGCGATCGGCGCGGCCGCGCTGCTGCTTTCCCTGATGTCCGCCACTCATGCCGCGCAATGCGGCAACGGGCCGGGCGGATTCGAGGCCTGGAAGCGCGAGTTCGGCGCCGAAGCGCAAGGCAAGGGCATCGGCCAGACCGCGATCTCGGCCTTGATGCAGACCAACTACGCCAGCGCCACCATCAATGCTGACCGCAGCCAGCACAGCTTTTCGCTGTCGCTCGACCAATTCCTGGCCAAGCGCGGCGCCACCACCATCGTGGCGCGCGGACGGTCGCTGAAGCAGTCGCAGGCGGCGATGTTCGCCTCGATCGAGCAGCGCTACGGCGTGCCGCCGGGGCCGTTGATCGCGATCTGGGGCATGGAGACCGGTTTCGGCAGCCAGCGCGGCAACCAGAACATGCTCTCGTCGATCGCGACGCTGGCCTATGACTGCCGTCGCCCCGAATTCTTCACCGAGCAGCTCTATGCGGCGCTGAAGCTGGTCGACCGCGGCGCGCTGTCGGGGTCGACCCGGGGCTCCATGCATGGCGAAGTCGGCCAGACCCAGTTCATGCCCAAGAACATCCTGGCCTATGGCACCGGCAATCTCGACGTCGCCGCCAACGCGCTCAGCTCGACCGCGAACTTCCTCAAGGCCAATGGCTGGCGTGCAGGAGCCGGTTACCAGCCGGGTGAGCCGAACTTCGCCGCCATCCAGGCCTGGAATGCGGCCGGCGTGTACCAGAAGGCTATCGCGCTGATGGGCCGGCAGATCGACGGGGGTGGGGCTGCGGCGGTGCGCTGAGGCGCTCCGCAAGGCGTGACCTGCTCGTCAGAGAAAGTTGTTGCTTTAAGGAACCGAGGGCACGAGGTTTGCTTAGATCAAGTTCAGGGCTGGGCATGAGGAGAACTCAACATGGCTACCCAGATCGTGATGGACCAGACCGGCGATACACGCCACGAGTTTGATCCCGAAAATGCCGAAGCGTTGGCGCGGGCCGAACAGCGCTTCCGGGAGTTGACCGGCGCGGGCTTTACCGCGGCGTACCGGACCGGGCCCGGCGAGGTCACGCGTATCAAATCGTTCGACCCGACCGCGCCGGAAACGCTGTTCTATCCCCGCCTGGTCGGCGGTTGATCTGAACGGCCCATGATCGCGGTCTTCAGGCTTCGCGCGCCCGCGCGAGCACGGCTGCACGCGCTCCGCGAGCTCTACCGGCGCTTCTTCGGCGAGAATACGCCCGAGGCGCGCGGCCGGCGGCTGTTGTCCGAATGGCTGTCCGAAGAGCAGCGGGTGCAATTCGAGCAGCACCGGCATTTTGACGTCATCGGTTGCGATAGCGGCAAACGCTATCGCATTCATTATGGCACCGCGGCCAATGTCCACGAGGTCGACGACGCCGGCAATGCAAAGATGGGGTGGTGCTTCGTCCCGTCGGGCTTCCTCGTGCCGGGCGACGTGATGCTGGCGCAAAAGATCGCGCTGGAGACGGATGAGAAGGGCGCGCTGGCGCTTGCCAACCGGTTTCCACCGGCAACGCATTCCGAGCATTTCTACCGGCGGCCGTTCTAGCGGCGCCGGCGCTCGTCAGTAATGCGTGGTTCGATAGGCGTCCAGCGCGTGCGCTGCAAAGACGCCGATGCTGCAAAGGACGAGGAGGGCTGAGATCAACTCGATCATAGCTCGTCCTCCCCAAGCGGCTGGGCGATGAGATGCTGGCAGCACGCATATTCGCTGATCAGGTCGAGAATGAATTGCATGACGCACGTCCCTGCATGGTTTTGACGACTAGATATCAGGCCATCTGTTTCAGGCGTGTTTCGTCGCTTTCGGAAAGAGGTTTCACGGGGAACCCTGGACTGGCCTGCGAGCGGCCAAACCGCTACATCCGAGCGATCCAATTCACCGTTTTGGCCGCGCGCAAAGCGCGGGCGGCGCATCACATTTCGAGGCAAAATCATGGCACAGGTCGCCTGGTTCGACGATCTCACCGTCGGCATGCGTTTCGAATCGCCCGAAGTCGAGGTCACCGAGGCTGACATCAAGCGATTTGCCGCCGAGTTCGACCCGCAGCCGATGCATCTCGACCACGAGGCTGCCAAGGAGACCCTGTTCAACGGCCTGGCTGCATCAGGGTGGCACACCGCGGCGATTGCCATGAACCTCGCGATCCAGGCCCGTCCGTTCGGTCCACACCCGCTCATCGGCGCCGGCGTCGACGGGCTGCGCTGGACCATCCCGGTACGGCCGAATGATCGCCTGCATCTGGTCGGCGAGGTCATGAGCCTGACGCCGTCGAAGTCGAAGCCGCAGGGCATCGCACTGGTGAAATGGACGATGTTCAACCAGAACGGCGAGGAGGTTTACACCTTCACCCCGATCGCGATCGTGCCGCGTCGGGTCTAGGGCGGTTCGCGCCGTTCACCGTCGGCTGGTTCGACCGGCTGAATCGCTTGCGGCTTGCGAAGAGAGATGGTCAGTTTGGCGTGGGGAAAACGCTGGAGGCTGACATGAAACGAATTCTTCTGGCCGCTGCACTGCTCGCAGGCGGCGCCCTGGGGGCCGGACCTGCGGTCGCGCAACAGTCCAAGGTCGGTGACTGGACCATCGAAAAGCGCACCCAGGACACCCATTGCAAT encodes:
- a CDS encoding MaoC family dehydratase, whose amino-acid sequence is MAQVAWFDDLTVGMRFESPEVEVTEADIKRFAAEFDPQPMHLDHEAAKETLFNGLAASGWHTAAIAMNLAIQARPFGPHPLIGAGVDGLRWTIPVRPNDRLHLVGEVMSLTPSKSKPQGIALVKWTMFNQNGEEVYTFTPIAIVPRRV
- a CDS encoding shikimate dehydrogenase family protein, whose amino-acid sequence is MIPAPTGATRLYVIVGDPIAQVRSPSGVSAEFAARGHDGILVPVQVAPADLPDFLSVASRLKNLDGIVVTIPHKFACYQACASATERAHFLRTVNLVRRRPDGSWHGDMVDGLGFVGAARAKGIDPRGMRALLVGAGGAGSAIALALVEAGVRELAIHDCVPERRDTLIGRLNGLGKAAVLAGTVDPAGFDFIANATPAGMKDGDPLPVDVTRLAPSAYCGCVITKPEIPPWIAEARKLGCVTATGTDMYQQHQGIMVDFLLGVDGGR
- a CDS encoding flavin-containing monooxygenase; amino-acid sequence: MSAERHKTGAAGAPSIDIEALRARYRDERDLRLRSEGKAQYVETAGGFAHYLDDPWADAGFAREAVSEETEVVIVGGGFGGLLCGARLRAAGITDFRIVEKAADFGGTWYWNRYPGAACDTESYIYLPLLEETGYMPVRKYARAPEIYEHSRRIGRHFGLYERALFQTVISRMEWGEQEARWLVETDRGDRIRARFVILAGGPLSRPKLPGIPGIESFKGHSFHTSRWDYAYTGGTAEGGLDGLAGKRVGIIGTGATAVQCVPHLGRSARELYVFQRTPSAIGVRDDRPTDNAWAESLKAGWQRERMDNFTAVISGEPFEQDLVQDGWTGLLGEILLAPRRQPQPVTSMEEALKVIEQADYRKMEEIRARVDAVVKDAAAAAALKPWYKAFCKRPCFHDEYLDTFNRPNVHLVDTRGRGVERVTENAVVVDGKTYELDCLIYASGFEVGTDYARRMGFEVYGRDGMSLSERWRDGVKTMHGFYSRGFPNCFLIVTVQAGQSANFPHIIDEQSQHIAYVIAEARKRGARTLEPTLAAENAWVDEVVKAAVGRQTYLAECTPGYYNNEGVFDPIAARNSQYWRGPMAFLRLLAKWRKEGGLDGLELTYGPDVKSDDASAPA
- a CDS encoding lytic murein transglycosylase — encoded protein: MTEGKTVATAIGAAALLLSLMSATHAAQCGNGPGGFEAWKREFGAEAQGKGIGQTAISALMQTNYASATINADRSQHSFSLSLDQFLAKRGATTIVARGRSLKQSQAAMFASIEQRYGVPPGPLIAIWGMETGFGSQRGNQNMLSSIATLAYDCRRPEFFTEQLYAALKLVDRGALSGSTRGSMHGEVGQTQFMPKNILAYGTGNLDVAANALSSTANFLKANGWRAGAGYQPGEPNFAAIQAWNAAGVYQKAIALMGRQIDGGGAAAVR